TTGTTAGAAAGGAGGAACTAAGGTTACACTACGTGTTTTACTGGATTGTTCCACCATTTGCTCCGCAAGTTTTACggcataaattaaaaaataaaagaaaaaaaaaataaaggagaaaaaaaaaaaataaatacattggcTCCTATGAAGTCAGAAGTGGTTTGGGCTGCATAGTGGAGGGGTGAGAGATGGGGGCAAGGGGCAAAATTGACACACTTTGAGACAAAACGGGAAGCGCCTGCAAAGTAGAAGAGGAGAGGCCCGAGGGTTTAAGTGTCCTCGTTCATATCCTGGCTGTCTGTCCGAGCGATTTTTCGTGGCGGCGCCGAGTTCTCACCTTCTATTTCCACTTGCTCTTGATCTCTCTTCTTGGCTGCATTCTGTTTGGACAAAGAAGGTGAGAGTGAAACTCTTCAAAGGGTTGGGAGAACAAGCTTTTGGTTGGAACGGTTCTAGAATGGCAGACAGCACTGGGACGGCCTGACAGACACCAACACACGCTGAGGACTCGGCAGGGTTCTCCTCCCTGCTTCTCTGGGTCAGTCCCTGAACTCAACAAGccctccaacagctcctgcCACGCACAGACGCTTCCCTTTCAGCTCTGAGGATCCCTAATGCTGCCTCTCTCACCATCACACTGCCAgctctgacagctctgctcccaATCACAGCCTTGGTTCTGTGGACTGCCAGGCCTTCAGCgccagctggggctgcagccctcaTAGGGGAGCTGTGATTTCATAACCGAGGTACTTACACAGCCTCGTCAGTGCAGCCGTGCTCTGCACGAGCTCATCCATCTCCTCACAGTCCTgggagagaagaggagctccattccagctgcagagcacacagctgaggCATGGGGAGACCAATTTGTAAGGGCCACAGAGGGAGCCTGCACTAAAGTGGGAAACATAACTGAAGTCTGCCAGGTTCTAGACTAAGCACTGAATTAATGCCTGGAAGGGAATAAAAGAAGCcccactgagcagcacagacagcctCCTTTTGCTGAAGTACAGCCACAAGGGCTGAATTCCTCCCTGTAATGATATCAATATCCTGATGGCCATCAATATTCAGCTCTACCAGTCGCAGTCAGCAAACGAAGACACGAAGGAAACACAGCCATACCTTTTTGTCCCACTGCTGGTGTAAATAACGCAAAAGtatatttgtcttttctgttacTATAACTgccaaagaaagagagaaatgagctGAGGTCATTTTAAAGACAACTTTTTAAACCGTGCAGTAAGACGACATCGTTCCACACACTAAGGGTGGCCCTTTATACCAAAGGAGGGTGTTTGGGAACAGCAATCACTGAATGCCTTCAGAGGAGAAGCACTGAAAGGCACAGCCAGGCACACGCAGCtaattgctgctgcagcacttccaGAACATCACTCGATCTGAAGCCCAAAGCAAGCGAGATTTTGAGCGACAtaatgttagaaaaataaatgctatctCAAAACCCACCCCCAAAAGCCCCCAAGCTTTCAGTGGGGCAGACCTACTTTGTTCAGACGGGTATTCTCTCGTGGGAAGATACACCGACGGTCTTCTGTTCTATAGGGGAATCAGAACAGTTGCAGAACAAAGATGGTGAGAAGGTGATTTGTAACTGAAGCACAGCCAACCCAACCACGAGGCCACCAGAAACACAGGCTGCAAACCTCACATCCCACCCGGCCCCTTCTTACAGAATGCCCTAAGGAACATGAAGAAGCTCAACCTCTCACGTGCCTTCATGTGCCAGCTGAACAGATTTTTGCTTGTAAAGTTTCAGGGTAAGGCTAAAGGCATCAGACTAAAAGCCTAAGTCTATCGCTGAAGAATTCGCACACAAAGGCAAACCACAGATGTGGTTTGGCTGACGTTGAGGATGCAGAGCAAGCAGGAAGTTTGTCTTGCCAATCTCAGCTCACCAACTGCAGGCACACATGGGTTTTTCTGTcgctttttttttgtttgttttaggaaaCAAAACGCTCAACGTTTCAAATTGATTTGGCCATAGACTCATTTGAAAACCCTCCCCAAGCACCAGGATTTGAGGGCTGACAGGCAATACTTACTGATGCTTTACATACAGAGTCCGCGTGGAATCTGCTGAAGTTGCTTTTGTTGTAGACTGGTAATCCTTTCAAAAAATCCGCCTAAAAAAGacacagaaggcaaagaaaggaGGAGGTGAGGAAAGGAAGAGTGATATTCCAGCCgctgtttgctttgtgctgACTCACAAAGGAGCTGCTGGCTCATTAAGATAAATGGCTGCAGGATTGGGAAGCAAGTCCAGAGCTCTCagatactgaaacaaaaacCCGAGGCTGCTTTTGTAAAGGAAGCAAAtcctctgcttctgcatttggctcCTTGTATTCAAGGAGCTCAAGAACTCAGTTATTAAGCTGCTGACCAAAGCCCTGCAGGCACGCAGGCTGCAAAGCAGCACCTATGGGGGGCTGGGTTCAGAgggaaggcagcacagcccgGAGCAATCCAGCAGCACCAACCACCACGTGAGAAACTGCACCAGGACTGAAAGGCCCGGCTGTGACACCACAGCGACCAGCTGCTCTTTTGCTTTCGCAGGGAACATTCTTTGTCATAGGCCAAGGCTGATTTCACAAAGCACCAAAAAGCCCACGTGGCTGCAAAAGCCCAACCCTTATCAGGCGCTATCAGCACAGCCCAAGCATGAAGGGAAGGATCACAGCCCTTCTGCATCGAAACTATGAAAGAAGGTGCTCAGCAAGTATTAAAGGAGGCAGAAGACGGGCAGTAAAcgcaggaggcagcagagcaaGGAGGAAAGGCCCCAGATGGGCCCCCTACGTCCCTGCGCTGCCACAGCACTCAGAGACTCCAAACCCCACACGGAGGGATGCCGATCCTGCACAGACATCCCCCTGCTTACAAAGGGCAGAAAAGCAGGAGATGAGAAGTCGTGTAACATCCGTGTGAGAGGAGACAAATAAATGGACGCCGCTGCCACAAAGCTGCGGGGTCGGAAGGCGTTGTTTCCATTTCAATAGcagctattatttttattaacacCACATCCCTAACTCAAAACAAAGAGCTATAATTAGCCAAACCAGAAGAGATTATTCATACTCTTGTTCTTGAAAAGAACTCTACCAACGTTGTAGTTTCCACATTCAACGCTTCCTGTACCTCAACTTTTAGCTAAAATAAGGGACTTGGATTCAAACAGCGGCACGCAAACGGCTCCTGCTTGCCTGGCTCCCTCCAGCAGTGATGGAGGctgcttccctttgccttcaCTGCTTTGCATTGCCAGGGCTCCACGACAGCCCACCTCTCTGAGCTGCAAAAATGCAAACTGTTATTAAAACGATCagctaaaatgcattttaaatggaGAACGTGCTGCTCTGGTGggctttttcccccctcactCTAAGTGACTGAAGCAAGACACACACCAGTTAAGTCCCTTGCAAGCAGGCAGGCTGCCATGCACACACTGCACTTGGGGACCTCAGCTCCAacaggcacagccctgagcaccaGCTCTCAGCCACCACTCTCCCTCTTCACAGCCACTTGGGGGTACAACTCCAGCCCCCAGCAATGCTCCCTTTCCTCCCAGGCCTGCTaaatcagaaaacaacagaaacaccaGGGCAACTGAGCAAGAAAAGGGCATTACTCCAGCCCAGGTGTCAGCCAGCACCCCCAGCACTCATCACTCTGGTTTGTAACAGGACTATTCTGCTGGTAACGCCGCTGCACACCTGCACATTTCAACAGTTACACGCTGATGCAATCTCAAAGATCACCAGGAAAGTCCCCTCAGGAGAACTGCCAGGAGCCACATTTCTGGATATTCAGAATGAGACAACATTTGGACTGCAGTGAGTCTTATCTGCTCCAAGGGCACAAGATAACGTAGGCTCAGTAGGTCGTGCCTACACAGCTATCACACCAGGCACACCAAGGAATAATCACAACGCAATGTCACACAAGGAAATGTTCCTCCTGCACACCTTCTATCACTCTTCAACCAAACAAAGCATGTCCAGGCCAAGTCAGCGAAGCAGCTCCTGTGTGGAAGTTAAAAACCACCACCAGAACCAAACAGGCACCTCATTTCCTTTGGGGAGAGGGAAAGCCCCCAGAACACCACAACAAATGCGATTAAGCAACCTTGGAAGCCAACACTGGTTCTGTGAAGTGAGGTAGAGACTGTTCTGGTGACAAAGGGGTTGCTTAGCTCCCTAGGAAGACGACAGTCCTCATCTAAAAGCAGGAAGGTAATAATAAACCACATATGTGCCCTATTCACTGCTTTCTGGAAGGAACTGCAGTAACCACGCTATGGGATATGATGTCCAGAGCACCGACACGAGAGCAGGGCTCTGTCCCAGCACAGTGCGCACACACAGACCAGGGGAGAGGTGCCAGCGCTGCTCGGGGAGCCGCCTCCGTGTGCTCAACCTCGGTGCACGGAGATCATTGAGAACACCGCCAAGTGCCCCTTTACTTCCTCCAAAAACGCCCAGGGAGTGGAGCAGAGAGGAGCCCAAGCGCCTGCTCAGGGCTTCCCCAATAACCCCCACACCCTCCATCCCCTCCACGGACGCAGCGGAACGCCCCGCACCCGAGATACCCCCAAACCCCCCTCCGGCCCCCGGCACCGCCCCAACTCTTTCACAGCCCCCTCCAGGCAGCTCCAGCTTTCACCACGGGCGCTCCGCCCCTTCTGGAGCCCCCAAGCCCCGAGGAACCCCCCAGGCCGCCCCAACGGCCCCCGAGCCGATCCGCCCGCACCGCCATTTTGGGCTCCCACAGCCCCTCGGCCCCGGGCTCGGCTGCCCCCGCCGCAGGGCCCGCTCTCCCTCACGGCCCGGCCCTGAGGGTGCGGCTCTCTCCTCCTCAGGATGGGCCTTCGCCGCCCTCACTCGATGTTGTGGGCGGGGAAACCGGAGGCTGAGGGCCCTGCGAGCTGGAGAGGCCCTGAGGCCGCGCTCCCCTCAGCCGGGGGCGCCGCCATTTCGGGCGGGGGGTCGCACACCTACCATCTTCACCGCCGCCAGCCGGGAGGAGCCGCCCCTCCCCCTCCGCACAGCTTCTGCCTGCCGTCGCTCGCCCGCCCCGCGCGCTCCTATTGGCCCGCGCAACGCCCCGCCCAGCGCCTATTGGGCGTCGCAGCCGTCAGTCAGCGCACCGCTGAGGAGTCTGGGATTCGGTTGAAGCAGGAAATGCCGCTCGGAAGGCGGAGGAGGGTGGGAGGAACCCGGATGTGGCGCCGGCCGCGGGGCATGCTGGGAGCGGTAGTCCGCGCGGAGCTGCCGCGCGTCCcgtttctcctctgctctcgTTGATGAAAGCGCTGTTAATTACGTGTTAGCAACGAAGCAATTCATTAGCAGTGCTGGGAACGCACGTGCAGCGTCACCAGAGAAATCCCAAGCCCTGCCTCTGGGCCTGCTCAGGTCTCTCAGTCCACTCACGAGTAATTTGCTAACAAACGTTGGCAGCTTCCCTTGGCTGGTGCAgatgagcacagctctgagcacacGTCTGGGGCTCCCCTCTACCTTCTagcccagagctgctgccaagGCCTCCACGCTTCTGAGCGCCTCCCACGGatagcagagaggagcagacaCACTGTGGACTTGGCCAATGTAAACTAAAGTTCTCTCTGCCATCAGCCCTTGTTCCACACCTTCAGAAGCACCCTAGTGTGTGCAAACCTGTGAACAAGCTGGCTTTCCTCTCCCTATTATCTCTGCACCACCAACTATTGAACAGAGTTCAGCGCAAGTTGCTAGGCTTTAATTAATGCTTGCGTTTTCACAAGGTGATCTTACAATTGTACACACAAGTGGCAACAATCTCACaattagaaaagcagaaagcagccatCAAACAAAGCCCTTGGAGGCCGCTCTCAGTGCACTTCCCCACACGCTTCCAACACGGGAAGAGCAGTCGGTCGCTGCTGCCCATCACAGCCCTTCTCTCAGTACAAGGACCCAAGATGAGGTGATCCAAACTCATGGCAGCTCCGGGGCTCTGTTCCAGCTCACCCCACACCAAACCTTCAGTGGGTCAGTGACTTCCTGCCCTTCAGCATGCGCCGGAGGATCACCTCGATCCCAGCCGGTGTGCTGATGCGTTTGATCCAGCCGTGGGTCCGTTTGCGCTTGCGGTTGTTGGGCTGATACTCGTTCCCACGCGCTTTTGTGCGGATCTGCTGATGGCTCCAGGAGGGCACTGGGCTGGTGAAGGAGGGGATGGTGCCTGTGGGCTTCAAGGAGAGGTGGCTGAAAGGCAACTCCCGGCAATGTGTGAAGACTGATGCTGACCGGAGCTGGGAGGGATGGACTGCAACTTGCTGGAGCAGAAAAAgcctttggaaaagcaaaataaataaatgaacacaaataaataaagatttgaAAAGTGGGTTAATACGAACCAAATAAGGTTTAACAAAGTTAAGTGCAAGAcgttgcacttgggtcagggcaattCCAGATATGTATACGCAATAGGAGAACCCAGTGTGTGAAGCTCTATGGAGAAGCACTTGAGGGTCCCAGTGGACAAAAATGCTGGATATAAGCCAGCAGTGCGCACCTGCAAACCAGAAAACCAACTgcatcctggactgcatcatcAGGGGGGtaacagcagcagggcaggaaggaaccaccctccctgctctgcccttgtgaagaCCTGTCTACAGGGCTGTATCCAGACCcggggcccccagcacaggaagtttGCGGAGTTTTTTGcgcgggtccagaggagggccacgaaaGTGCTGAGGGTGCGAACAGCCTCCCTGTGAACACaggctaagggagctgggcttcttcagtctggagaaggctccagagaggTAAACCAAGGGACTTAAGGCCGCAGTGAGCAGGCCGACCCCGCCGACGAAGGGACCCCTGCCCGCCCCTCTCGGTCCCCTCGCTCCGTTCCGCCCATTACCTGCCGCCAGCGGCCCGCTCCCACAGGCGGCCCAGCGCAGCCGCCATCGCCTTTGCCCTTCCTGACACCACCGTCCTCCCAACAACGCCACCCCCTATTGGCTCCCTCCGCTTAGCCAATCACAGGCGGCAAAAAGGGCGCGTGCGCGCTGGGTGGGAACGGCATTACGTATAACGTGACGGCCGCGGGGGGTGATGGGATTTGTAGTCCTGCAGGGGGCAGCGCACGCAGCGCTGTTACTATGGCGACGACCTCGGGGTTCGGCCTGAACGTTTCTCCCGGTTCGGTGCTTCCTCCAAACGCTGCATTATCGCTTGTCCAAACTGTGCTGCTGAGGTTGCTTCCAGGACAGAGCAGCGCCGCACGCACTGTGCACCTGCAGGCAGGATTCCTCAGCCTGTTCTGCTCCTGAATGCCATTTTCAGCCCTTTTCAGAGCAGGGGAATGAATGGCAGACAGGAGGAGGGGGCTGACGGTGATTCACGGACCACCAAGATGGACCTCACCGCCCTCACTGCCTGCCCCACGCATACAGGGGATATAAATGCAGCTCCCCCCAAACCAGGGACGTGAAAATAAAccaataaatgaatgaatgcaCGATAAACATTTGTCGTTTTCTGTTTGTCGTTGTGTCGCAGCCCCTGCCTGCTGTGAGCCTGTGCTCCCTGCGCTGAGCTCTGACACGCTCACAGCGTGGCTGCACTTGTGGGAAGCCACAATGACCACAGCAGTGAGAGAACAGCAAAAGGCTTCTCCTGCGCGACGAAGGCAGGGATTAAAAGCAAGTCCTGgttacagcacagcacaggcactgtGCTGATGGAGGAAAACCCCATCTCAGCTGGAACAccgcagccagcagcagccagaactCATCCCACTGCAAGGGGCAAAGCCCAGAGCCCCTGCACAGCCCCCCTGCTCCTGGCAGGCCTCCATGGGCGGGCAGCTCGGTGTGCTCGGTTCAGCGTTGACTGGCAAGTCCTCTTGTCTGTCAGGCAGAAAGCCCTCCTCCTTAGGAGGGATTTAAGGGGCTTTCTATGGCTGTAGACTACAAGGACAAATAGCACCCCCAAGCCCCAGAGCTCGGGTATGAAGCTCCTCGCTCCGCCGGGGCTCATGGGGAGAAGATGGAAGGAGAAATTGCAGTCTAAAGCCGATGAGCTGAGCTGAAGGCACTGCTCCATCCTTCCCACCACAGGCAAAAAAATGTGATCAGAGGAGCCGACCAGCTGAGCAGCCCGCCAGCTCCTGcatcctgctcctgctgcctcgcgtctcctcttctctccctttgCCTCCTGCGAGAGCAAGCCTTTCATTTGCAACCTCGACTCCCGACAATCCCTGTCAATAAATGAGGTGAGCGTGCCGTTCCGTCCCTCTTTGCGGTGCTCGGAGCTGTGATGCAGGgcatgtgctgcagcagaggggaggaaggTGCTCTGCACGGGGAGCAAAATGGCCAAAGGATCCGCTTCGAGGCTGAGAGCTGAAGGGCTTTgaatggggctgcagg
The DNA window shown above is from Lagopus muta isolate bLagMut1 chromosome 26, bLagMut1 primary, whole genome shotgun sequence and carries:
- the DDA1 gene encoding DET1- and DDB1-associated protein 1 isoform X3 gives rise to the protein MAADFLKGLPVYNKSNFSRFHADSVCKASNRRPSVYLPTREYPSEQIIVTEKTNILLRYLHQQWDKKNAAKKRDQEQVEIEGENSAPPRKIARTDSQDMNEDT
- the DDA1 gene encoding DET1- and DDB1-associated protein 1 isoform X2; this translates as MADFLKGLPVYNKSNFSRFHADSVCKASNRRPSVYLPTREYPSEQIIVTEKTNILLRYLHQQWDKKNAAKKRDQEQVEIEVAKEVARSKGKKQRNSSLLCTVTAQKSDSRQAAAEEVFCIEKR
- the DDA1 gene encoding DET1- and DDB1-associated protein 1 isoform X1; this encodes MAADFLKGLPVYNKSNFSRFHADSVCKASNRRPSVYLPTREYPSEQIIVTEKTNILLRYLHQQWDKKNAAKKRDQEQVEIEVAKEVARSKGKKQRNSSLLCTVTAQKSDSRQAAAEEVFCIEKR
- the MRPL34 gene encoding 39S ribosomal protein L34, mitochondrial, yielding MAAALGRLWERAAGGRLFLLQQVAVHPSQLRSASVFTHCRELPFSHLSLKPTGTIPSFTSPVPSWSHQQIRTKARGNEYQPNNRKRKRTHGWIKRISTPAGIEVILRRMLKGRKSLTH